From a region of the Gossypium raimondii isolate GPD5lz chromosome 10, ASM2569854v1, whole genome shotgun sequence genome:
- the LOC105778181 gene encoding uncharacterized protein LOC105778181, with translation MSSLGTSKGVLEIAKFGLYVTIPIVLMYTFANNTKNLQKFMGNRSYIVYPPEGPRPPSPEELREMARELARKRNNH, from the exons ATGTCTTCTTTAGGAACTTCAAAGGGTGTTCTTGAAATCGCCAAATTCGGTCTCTATGTTACGATCCCTATCGTTCTTATGTACACTTTCGCCAACAACACCAAGAATCTCCAGAAATTTATGGGAAAT CGTTCGTATATAGTGTATCCTCCAGAGGGACCACGACCTCCATCACCGGAGGAATTAAGGGAGATGGCTCGGGAGCTAGCTAGGAAGAGAAACAACCATTGA
- the LOC105775437 gene encoding probable cysteine protease RD21C codes for MTCYILNDVSTKSAGKTPYELWSDPVQTTLVILFGFLMKCERGHSNTKSDSSQFPVAINNMTNYKVCKSPFQIYSAGVFTGTSGTDLDHAVTAVEYGVDDDGTKYWLVNNSWGSSWGEESYIRMQRKAFVA; via the exons ATGACTTGCTATATTCTAAATGATGTGTCAACCAAGTCTGCTGGAAAGACACCTTATGAACTGTG GTCTGATCCGGTTCAGACAACATTGGTAATTCTGTTTGGTTTTCTCATGAAATGCGAAAGAGGGCATTCGAACACAAAATCAGACTCCTCCCAATTTCCAGTTGCAATTAATAATATGACTAACTACAAGGTCTGCAAATCACCTTTCCAGATCTACTCAGCTGGTGTATTTACAGGAACCAGTGGCACTGATCTGGACCACGCAGTCACGGCGGTTGAATATGGAGTGGATGATGATGGGACTAAGTATTGgttggtgaacaactcttggGGCAGTAGCTGGGGTGAAGAAAGCTACATTAGGATGCAAAGGAAGGCCTTTGTGGCATAG